A genomic stretch from Hemibagrus wyckioides isolate EC202008001 linkage group LG18, SWU_Hwy_1.0, whole genome shotgun sequence includes:
- the myo5b gene encoding unconventional myosin-Vb isoform X1 has product MTTVQDLYVRYTRVWIPDPEEVWKPAEIIKDYKEGDPVLHLKLEDESTLPYPVGPKENPLPFLRNPDILVGENDLTALSYLHEPAVLHNLKVRFLESNHIYTYCGIVLVAINPYEQLPIYGEEVINAYSGQNMGDMDPHIFAVAEEAYKQMARDEKNQSIIVSGESGAGKTVSAKYAMRYFATVGGSANDTNVEEKVLASSPIMEAIGNAKTTRNDNSSRFGKYIQIGFDRRYHIIGANMRTYLLEKSRVVFQAEDERNYHIFYQLCASASQPEFKDLALTSAEDFTYTSLGQNIFIPGVNDAVDLQKTREALTMLGVKENHQMSIFMIIASILHLGNVDIVSERDGESCHITRNDPHLVHFCELLGIERDQMENWLCRRKLATAAETYVKNMSRAQASNARDALAKHIYAHLFDWIVEHINKALHTSSKQHSFIGVLDIYGFETFEINSFEQFCINYANEKLQQQFNSHVFKLEQEEYMKEQIPWTLIDFYDNQPCIDLIEAKLGILDLLDEECKVPKGTDQNWAQKLYSRHSSSEHFEKPRMSNTSFIVVHFADKVEYQCDGFLEKNRDTVYEEQINILKASKFPMVADLFQEDKGASSSTGKASKINVRPAKPMPKSHNREHRKTVGTQFRSSLHLLMETLNATTPHYVRCIKPNDLKEAFVFDSKRAVQQLRACGVLETIRISAAGYPSRWTYPDFFNRYRVLMKKKDVTADKKLVCRNLLETLVKDPDKFQFGKTKIFFRAGQVAYLEKLRADKFRYACIKMQKTVRGWLQRRRYQKIRKSVILLQRYGRGFLARRYAEQLRLTRAALICQKQYRMVRVRSAYLVIRKATITIQAFTRGMFTRRLYHEYLLHHKASIIQRTMRGWMQRRKFVRARNAAVVLQCAYRRVHAKQQLKQLKIEARSAEHFKNLNVGMENKIVQLRRKMDDQKLEYKVQSEKLSVANTALVTEVSKLQKELETARTRKGETTTLSSLQEELEKLREELQEAYTQRKKLEEKHSTEKLGLEQRVQELEKENTLLKEEKEEMNQKILRQSQSSGGKGGSLSQKESSLQAELDDERLRYQNLLKEFSRLEQRYENLQEEATYAKFVPGHRRSPSIQSSLGSDSTFPSISMSEVGDTEDTIQQVEDMGLEKAANDISVFMKLQKRVRELEQERKRLQTNLEKMEELNKQKANSSTSETDTNADLAYNSLKRQELESENKKLKNDLNELRKSLADRASEDSSSNELQDSYNVLLNQLKSANEELDIRKEEVLMLKTQIVSSAQPSENTNHVNSNNITDWENDKKPVDKEEVLQAYQGLSESKSKRNDWCYLNEDGELGLAYQGLKQVARLLEAQLQSQNRKYKDELEALHTQIEVMKEDLEKKQEMLNHFSSLPPDALVEFSIQQEITRLTNENLDLKEIMEKLEKNEKKLKKQLKIYIKKVQELEASQAAANRPRLVRQVTLQRKEKDFEGMLEYHKDDEALLIRMLITDMKPQMVSATVPCLPAYILFMCIRHADYINDDQKVHSLLTSTINAIKKLLKKNSEDFEMTSFWLANTSRLLHCLKQYSGEETFLTQNTSKQNEHCLKNFDLAEYRQVLSDLGIQIYQQLIRIAESMLQPMIVSAMLESGSLTGVKPLGYRNRSSSMDCVSGGPPGYTLEALIRQLSQFHTQMSEHGLDPEINQQVVRQLFYCINAVSLNNLLLRKDMCSWSTGMQLRYNISQMEEWLRGRNLHQKEIMLTIEPLIQAAQLLQVKKKTSQDAEAICSMCNILSTQQIVKILNLYTPLNEFEERVTVSFIRDIQNLLQGRIENNQLLVDTKHTYPVLFPYTPSALSLETLHIPASLNLDFLGRV; this is encoded by the exons tatacTCGGGTTTGGATCCCCGACCCAGAGGAGGTGTGGAAGCCTGCTGAGATTATTAAAGACTACAAAGAAGGTGATCCTGTCCTGCACCTTAAACTCGAAGATGAATCG ACACTGCCGTATCCTGTCGGTCCTAAAGAGAACCCGCTCCCATTCCTTCGAAACCCTGACATTCTGGTGGGAGAGAATGACCTCACAGCCCTCAGCTACCTGCACGAACCTGCAGTGCTGCACAACCTCAAGGTTCGCTTCCTGGAGTCCAACCACATCTACACCTACTGTG GTATCGTACTGGTGGCCATCAATCCATATGAGCAGCTGCCGATTTATGGCGAGGAGGTCATCAATGCCTACAGCGGGCAAAACATGGGTGACATGGACCCTCATATATTTGCCGTGGCAGAGGAGGCTTATAAACAGATGGCTAG AGATGAGAAGAACCAGTCGATCATTGTGAGCGGAGAATCAGGAGCTGGGAAGACGGTCTCTGCCAAATACGCCATGCGCTACTTCGCCACTGTCGGAGGATCCGCCAATGACACGAACGTGGAGGAGAAAGTGCTGGCGTCCAGCCCCATCATGGAG GCTATCGGAAATGCAAAGACGACGCGTAACGACAACAGCAGCCGTTTCGGAAAATACATCCAGATCGGCTTCGACAGGAGGTATCACATCATCGGCGCCAACATGCGCACCTATTTGCTGGAGAAATCCAGAGTGGTGTTTCAG GCTGAGGATGAGAGGAACTACCACATCTTCTACCAGCTGTGTGCCTCTGCCTCGCAGCCCGAGTTCAAAGACCTGGCCTTGA CCTCTGCAGAAGACTTCACTTACACCTCACTCGGTCAGAACATCTTCATTCCAGGGGTCAATGATGCTGTGGACTTACAGAAGACACGGGAAGCCCTGACCATGCTGG GTGTGAAGGAGAACCATCAGATGAGCATCTTCATGATAATTGCCTCCATCTTACACCTTGGCAATGTGGACATTGTTtctgagagagatggagagtcaTGCCACATCACT AGAAACGACCCTCACCTGGTTCATTTCTGCGAACTGCTGGGGATCGAGCGGGACCAGATGGAAAACTGGCTGTGCCGCCGAAAGTTAGCCACGGCAGCCGAGACCTACGTAAAGAACATGTCCCGAGCCCAGGCTTCTAACGCCCGTGACGCTCTGGCCAAGCACATATACGCTCATCTGTTCGACTGGATCGTGGAGCACATCAACAAAGCTCTACATACCTCCTCCAAACAGCACTCCTTCATCGGGGTGTTGGATATCTACGG ATTCGAAACGTTTGAGATTAACAGCTTCGAGCAATTCTGCATCAACTATGCCAACGAGAAACTTCAGCAACAATTCAACTCT CATGTGTTTAAACTGGAGCAAGAAGAATACATGAAGGAGCAAATCCCATGGACACTCATCGACTTTTACGACAACCAGCCTTGCATTGACCTAATCGAGGCTAAGCTCGGTATCCTGGACCTACTGGATGAGGAGTGCAAG GTACCTAAAGGAACAGATCAGAACTGGGCGCAGAAGCTCTACAGCCGCCACTCAAGCAGCGAGCACTTCGAGAAGCCAAGAATGTCCAACACGTCGTTCATCGTGGTGCACTTCGCTGATAAG GTCGAGTATCAGTGTGACGGCTTCCTGGAAAAGAACAGAGACACCGTGTATGAAGAACAGATCAACATCCTGAAAGCCAGCAAG TTTCCAATGGTGGCAGATCTCTTCCAAGAAGACAAAGGAGCTTCTAGTTCAACAGGCAAAGCCTCCAAGATCAACGTACGTCCCGCTAAACCCATGCCCAAAAGCCACAACCGTGAACACCGCAAAACTGTAGGCACCCAG TTTCGGAGTTCCTTACATCTGTTGATGGAGACTCTGAATGCTACAACTCCACACTATGTACGCTGCATAAAACCCAACGACCTTAAAGAAGCCTTTGT GTTTGACTCTAAAAGAGCCGTCCAGCAGCTACGAGCATGTGGTGTTCTGGAGACCATTCGCATCAGCGCTGCAGGATATCCATCcag GTGGACGTACCCAGATTTCTTTAACAGATACCGGGTGCTGATGAAGAAGAAAGATGTGACTGCTGATAAGAAGCTGGTGTGCAGAAACCTGCTGGAGACGTTGGTCAAG GATCCAGATAAGTTCCAGTTCGGAAAGACTAAGATCTTCTTCCGAGCCGGTCAGGTGGCGTACCTCGAGAAGCTCCGAGCCGACAAGTTCCGTTACGCCTGCATTAAGATGCAGAAGACAGTGCGAGGATGGCTGCAGAGGAGACGCTACCAGAAGATACGCAAGTCGGTCATCTTGCTGCAGAGATACGGCCGTGGCTTCCTGGCACGCAG GTATGCAGAACAGTTGCGTCTTACACGAGCAGCTCTTATCTGTCAGAAGCAGTACAGGATGGTGAGGGTCCGGAGTGCGTATCTGGTCATTCGCAAGGCAACGATCACCATCCAGGCCTTCACACGGGGCATGTTCACACGCCGCCTGTACCACGAG TACCTGCTTCACCACAAGGCCAGTATCATCCAGAGAACCATGCGTGGATGGATGCAGAGGAGGAAGTTCGTCCGTGCCCGAAACGCTGCGGTGGTGCTGCAGTGCGCTTACAGGCGCGTACATGCCAAGCAACAGTTGAAACAGCTGAAGATCGAAGCCCGGTCAGCAGAACACTTCAAGAATCTCAACGTCGGCATGGAGAATAAGATCGTCCAGCTTCGGAGAAAGATGGACGATCAG AAACTGGAGTATAAGGTGCAGAGTGAGAAACTGTCCGTGGCCAACACCGCCTTGGTCACGGAGGTCAGCAAGCTGCAGAAGGAGCTGGAGACGGCACGCACTCGTAAAGGCGAGACTACGACTCTGAGCTCACTGCAGGAAGAGTTGGAGAAACTGAGGGAGGAGCTACAGGAAGCATACACCCAGAGGAAGAAGCTGGAGGAGAAGCACAGCACTGAGAAACTGGGACTGGAACAG AGAGTCCAGGAGCTGGAGAAAGAAAACACTCTGCTgaaggaggagaaagaagagatgAACCAAAAGATCCTTCGCCAATCACAGAGCTCTGGAG GTAAGGGCGGCAGTTTGTCTCAGAAAGAGTCTAGTCTCCAGGCCGAGCTGGATGATGAGAGGCTGCGCTATCAGAACCTGCTGAAGGAGTTTTCCAGGCTGGAGCAGAGATATGAAAACCTACAGGAAGAGGCCACTTATGCCAAA TTTGTTCCAGGCCATCGGAGGAGCCCATCTATCCAAAGCAGCTTGGGCTCTGATTCCACCTTCCCCTCCATCTCTATGTCTGAAGTGGGAGACACTGAGGACACCATTCAGCAGGTGGAG GACATGGGACTGGAGAAGGCAGCTAACGACATCAGTGTATTCATGAAACTGCAGAAAAGAGTGCGAGAGCTGGAGCAGGAGAGGAAGAGACTCCAGACCAACCTGGAGAAGATGGAGGAGCTCAACAAGCAAAAA GCGAACAGCTCGACgtcagagacagacacaaatgCAGATCTGGCATACAACAGTCTCaag AGGCAGGAGCTGGAGTCTGAGAACAAGAAGCTGAAGAACGATCTGAATGAGCTGAGAAAATCGCTGGCAGATCGAGCCTCTGAGGACAGCTCATCCAACGAACTGCAGGACAGCTACAATGTTCTGCTCAATCAGCTCAAATCAGCCAACGAGGAGCTGGACATACGCAAAGAAGAGGTTCTTATGCTAAAAACACAGATCGTCAGCAGTGCCCAGCCATCAGAAAACACCAATCACGTT AACTCCAACAACATTACTGATTGGGAAAACGACAAAAAGCCTGTGGACAAGGAGGAGGTTCTACAGGCCTACCAGGGTCTCAGTGAGTCCAAGAG TAAAAGAAACGACTGGTGTTATTTGAACGAAGACGGGGAGCTTGGCCTGGCCTATCAGGGGCTAAAACAAGTAGCCAG GCTGCTGGAGGCACAGCTCCAGTCCCAGAACCGAAAGTACAAGGATGAGCTGGAAGCCCTGCACACGCAGATCGAGGTGATGAAGGAGGATCTGGAGAAGAAGCAGGAGATGCTGAATCACTTCAGCTCCCTGCCCCCTGATGCCCTGGTGGAGTTCAGCATCCAGCAGGAGATCACACGTCTCACCAACGAGAACCTG GACCTCAAGGAGATCATGGAAAAGTTGgagaaaaatgagaagaaacTTAAAAAGCAGCTCAAGATCTACATCAAGAAAGTTCAGGAACTTGAAG CATCTCAGGCAGCGGCGAACCGGCCCAGGCTGGTCAGGCAGGTGACACTtcagaggaaagagaaagactTTGAAGGCATGCTGGAGTACCACAAAGACGATGAGGCTCTGCTGATCAGGATGCTTATCACCG ACATGAAGCCCCAGATGGTTTCTGCTACAGTACCTTGTCTCCCAGCATACATCCTCTTCATGTGTATCCGTCATGCAGACTACATCAACGATGACCAGAAAGTGCACTCTCTTCTCACCTCCACCATTAATGCTATCAAGAAGCTTCTCAAG AAAAACAGTGAAGACTTCGAGATGACGTCTTTCTGGCTGGCCAACACGAGTCGACTGCTGCACTGCCTGAAACAATACAGTGGAGAGGAG ACCTTCCTGACCCAGAACACGTCTAAACAGAACGAACACTGCCTGAAGAACTTTGATTTGGCTGAGTACCGGCAGGTTCTGAGTGACCTGGGCATCCAGATCTACCAGCAGCTCATTAGAATTGCAGAGAGCATGCTGCAGCCCATGATCG TGTCGGCCATGCTAGAGAGCGGCAGTCTGACTGGAGTGAAGCCCCTGGGTTACAGGAACCGCTCGTCCAGTATGGACTGTGTCAGTGGAGGACCGCCAGGTTACACACTGGAGGCTCTGATCCGGCAGCTCAGTCAGTTTCACACACAGATGAGCGAACATGGGCTGGACCCCGAGATCAATCAGCAGGTTGTGCGCCAGCTCTTCTACTGCATCAACGCTGTCTCACTCAACAACCTGCTGCTGCGCAAAGACATGTGCTCCTGGAGCACCGgcatgcagctcag GTACAACATCAGTCAGATGGAGGAGTGGTTGAGGGGGCGAAATCTTCACCAGAAGGAAATTATGCTAACCATTGAGCCCCTCATCCAGGCTGCTCAACTGCTACAGGTGAAGAAGAAGACCTCTCAGGATGCTGAGGCCATCTGCTCCATGTGTAATATTCTTAGCACACAACAG ATTGTGAAGATCCTGAATCTGTACACTCCGCTGAACGAGTTTGAGGAGAGGGTCACTGTGTCCTTCATAAGAGACATACAG AATCTTCTACAAGGCCGTATAGAGAACAACCAGCTCCTGGTGGACACAAAGCACACGTACCCCGTGCTTTTCCCTTACACTCCTTCAGCTTTGAGCCTGGAGACCCTGCACA
- the myo5b gene encoding unconventional myosin-Vb isoform X3: protein MTTVQDLYVRYTRVWIPDPEEVWKPAEIIKDYKEGDPVLHLKLEDESTLPYPVGPKENPLPFLRNPDILVGENDLTALSYLHEPAVLHNLKVRFLESNHIYTYCGIVLVAINPYEQLPIYGEEVINAYSGQNMGDMDPHIFAVAEEAYKQMARDEKNQSIIVSGESGAGKTVSAKYAMRYFATVGGSANDTNVEEKVLASSPIMEAIGNAKTTRNDNSSRFGKYIQIGFDRRYHIIGANMRTYLLEKSRVVFQAEDERNYHIFYQLCASASQPEFKDLALTSAEDFTYTSLGQNIFIPGVNDAVDLQKTREALTMLGVKENHQMSIFMIIASILHLGNVDIVSERDGESCHITRNDPHLVHFCELLGIERDQMENWLCRRKLATAAETYVKNMSRAQASNARDALAKHIYAHLFDWIVEHINKALHTSSKQHSFIGVLDIYGFETFEINSFEQFCINYANEKLQQQFNSHVFKLEQEEYMKEQIPWTLIDFYDNQPCIDLIEAKLGILDLLDEECKVPKGTDQNWAQKLYSRHSSSEHFEKPRMSNTSFIVVHFADKVEYQCDGFLEKNRDTVYEEQINILKASKFPMVADLFQEDKGASSSTGKASKINVRPAKPMPKSHNREHRKTVGTQFRSSLHLLMETLNATTPHYVRCIKPNDLKEAFVFDSKRAVQQLRACGVLETIRISAAGYPSRWTYPDFFNRYRVLMKKKDVTADKKLVCRNLLETLVKDPDKFQFGKTKIFFRAGQVAYLEKLRADKFRYACIKMQKTVRGWLQRRRYQKIRKSVILLQRYGRGFLARRYAEQLRLTRAALICQKQYRMVRVRSAYLVIRKATITIQAFTRGMFTRRLYHEYLLHHKASIIQRTMRGWMQRRKFVRARNAAVVLQCAYRRVHAKQQLKQLKIEARSAEHFKNLNVGMENKIVQLRRKMDDQKLEYKVQSEKLSVANTALVTEVSKLQKELETARTRKGETTTLSSLQEELEKLREELQEAYTQRKKLEEKHSTEKLGLEQRVQELEKENTLLKEEKEEMNQKILRQSQSSGGKGGSLSQKESSLQAELDDERLRYQNLLKEFSRLEQRYENLQEEATYAKFVPGHRRSPSIQSSLGSDSTFPSISMSEVGDTEDTIQQVEDMGLEKAANDISVFMKLQKRVRELEQERKRLQTNLEKMEELNKQKANSSTSETDTNADLAYNSLKRQELESENKKLKNDLNELRKSLADRASEDSSSNELQDSYNVLLNQLKSANEELDIRKEEVLMLKTQIVSSAQPSENTNHVNSNNITDWENDKKPVDKEEVLQAYQGLSESKRLLEAQLQSQNRKYKDELEALHTQIEVMKEDLEKKQEMLNHFSSLPPDALVEFSIQQEITRLTNENLDLKEIMEKLEKNEKKLKKQLKIYIKKVQELEASQAAANRPRLVRQVTLQRKEKDFEGMLEYHKDDEALLIRMLITDMKPQMVSATVPCLPAYILFMCIRHADYINDDQKVHSLLTSTINAIKKLLKKNSEDFEMTSFWLANTSRLLHCLKQYSGEETFLTQNTSKQNEHCLKNFDLAEYRQVLSDLGIQIYQQLIRIAESMLQPMIVSAMLESGSLTGVKPLGYRNRSSSMDCVSGGPPGYTLEALIRQLSQFHTQMSEHGLDPEINQQVVRQLFYCINAVSLNNLLLRKDMCSWSTGMQLRYNISQMEEWLRGRNLHQKEIMLTIEPLIQAAQLLQVKKKTSQDAEAICSMCNILSTQQIVKILNLYTPLNEFEERVTVSFIRDIQNLLQGRIENNQLLVDTKHTYPVLFPYTPSALSLETLHIPASLNLDFLGRV from the exons tatacTCGGGTTTGGATCCCCGACCCAGAGGAGGTGTGGAAGCCTGCTGAGATTATTAAAGACTACAAAGAAGGTGATCCTGTCCTGCACCTTAAACTCGAAGATGAATCG ACACTGCCGTATCCTGTCGGTCCTAAAGAGAACCCGCTCCCATTCCTTCGAAACCCTGACATTCTGGTGGGAGAGAATGACCTCACAGCCCTCAGCTACCTGCACGAACCTGCAGTGCTGCACAACCTCAAGGTTCGCTTCCTGGAGTCCAACCACATCTACACCTACTGTG GTATCGTACTGGTGGCCATCAATCCATATGAGCAGCTGCCGATTTATGGCGAGGAGGTCATCAATGCCTACAGCGGGCAAAACATGGGTGACATGGACCCTCATATATTTGCCGTGGCAGAGGAGGCTTATAAACAGATGGCTAG AGATGAGAAGAACCAGTCGATCATTGTGAGCGGAGAATCAGGAGCTGGGAAGACGGTCTCTGCCAAATACGCCATGCGCTACTTCGCCACTGTCGGAGGATCCGCCAATGACACGAACGTGGAGGAGAAAGTGCTGGCGTCCAGCCCCATCATGGAG GCTATCGGAAATGCAAAGACGACGCGTAACGACAACAGCAGCCGTTTCGGAAAATACATCCAGATCGGCTTCGACAGGAGGTATCACATCATCGGCGCCAACATGCGCACCTATTTGCTGGAGAAATCCAGAGTGGTGTTTCAG GCTGAGGATGAGAGGAACTACCACATCTTCTACCAGCTGTGTGCCTCTGCCTCGCAGCCCGAGTTCAAAGACCTGGCCTTGA CCTCTGCAGAAGACTTCACTTACACCTCACTCGGTCAGAACATCTTCATTCCAGGGGTCAATGATGCTGTGGACTTACAGAAGACACGGGAAGCCCTGACCATGCTGG GTGTGAAGGAGAACCATCAGATGAGCATCTTCATGATAATTGCCTCCATCTTACACCTTGGCAATGTGGACATTGTTtctgagagagatggagagtcaTGCCACATCACT AGAAACGACCCTCACCTGGTTCATTTCTGCGAACTGCTGGGGATCGAGCGGGACCAGATGGAAAACTGGCTGTGCCGCCGAAAGTTAGCCACGGCAGCCGAGACCTACGTAAAGAACATGTCCCGAGCCCAGGCTTCTAACGCCCGTGACGCTCTGGCCAAGCACATATACGCTCATCTGTTCGACTGGATCGTGGAGCACATCAACAAAGCTCTACATACCTCCTCCAAACAGCACTCCTTCATCGGGGTGTTGGATATCTACGG ATTCGAAACGTTTGAGATTAACAGCTTCGAGCAATTCTGCATCAACTATGCCAACGAGAAACTTCAGCAACAATTCAACTCT CATGTGTTTAAACTGGAGCAAGAAGAATACATGAAGGAGCAAATCCCATGGACACTCATCGACTTTTACGACAACCAGCCTTGCATTGACCTAATCGAGGCTAAGCTCGGTATCCTGGACCTACTGGATGAGGAGTGCAAG GTACCTAAAGGAACAGATCAGAACTGGGCGCAGAAGCTCTACAGCCGCCACTCAAGCAGCGAGCACTTCGAGAAGCCAAGAATGTCCAACACGTCGTTCATCGTGGTGCACTTCGCTGATAAG GTCGAGTATCAGTGTGACGGCTTCCTGGAAAAGAACAGAGACACCGTGTATGAAGAACAGATCAACATCCTGAAAGCCAGCAAG TTTCCAATGGTGGCAGATCTCTTCCAAGAAGACAAAGGAGCTTCTAGTTCAACAGGCAAAGCCTCCAAGATCAACGTACGTCCCGCTAAACCCATGCCCAAAAGCCACAACCGTGAACACCGCAAAACTGTAGGCACCCAG TTTCGGAGTTCCTTACATCTGTTGATGGAGACTCTGAATGCTACAACTCCACACTATGTACGCTGCATAAAACCCAACGACCTTAAAGAAGCCTTTGT GTTTGACTCTAAAAGAGCCGTCCAGCAGCTACGAGCATGTGGTGTTCTGGAGACCATTCGCATCAGCGCTGCAGGATATCCATCcag GTGGACGTACCCAGATTTCTTTAACAGATACCGGGTGCTGATGAAGAAGAAAGATGTGACTGCTGATAAGAAGCTGGTGTGCAGAAACCTGCTGGAGACGTTGGTCAAG GATCCAGATAAGTTCCAGTTCGGAAAGACTAAGATCTTCTTCCGAGCCGGTCAGGTGGCGTACCTCGAGAAGCTCCGAGCCGACAAGTTCCGTTACGCCTGCATTAAGATGCAGAAGACAGTGCGAGGATGGCTGCAGAGGAGACGCTACCAGAAGATACGCAAGTCGGTCATCTTGCTGCAGAGATACGGCCGTGGCTTCCTGGCACGCAG GTATGCAGAACAGTTGCGTCTTACACGAGCAGCTCTTATCTGTCAGAAGCAGTACAGGATGGTGAGGGTCCGGAGTGCGTATCTGGTCATTCGCAAGGCAACGATCACCATCCAGGCCTTCACACGGGGCATGTTCACACGCCGCCTGTACCACGAG TACCTGCTTCACCACAAGGCCAGTATCATCCAGAGAACCATGCGTGGATGGATGCAGAGGAGGAAGTTCGTCCGTGCCCGAAACGCTGCGGTGGTGCTGCAGTGCGCTTACAGGCGCGTACATGCCAAGCAACAGTTGAAACAGCTGAAGATCGAAGCCCGGTCAGCAGAACACTTCAAGAATCTCAACGTCGGCATGGAGAATAAGATCGTCCAGCTTCGGAGAAAGATGGACGATCAG AAACTGGAGTATAAGGTGCAGAGTGAGAAACTGTCCGTGGCCAACACCGCCTTGGTCACGGAGGTCAGCAAGCTGCAGAAGGAGCTGGAGACGGCACGCACTCGTAAAGGCGAGACTACGACTCTGAGCTCACTGCAGGAAGAGTTGGAGAAACTGAGGGAGGAGCTACAGGAAGCATACACCCAGAGGAAGAAGCTGGAGGAGAAGCACAGCACTGAGAAACTGGGACTGGAACAG AGAGTCCAGGAGCTGGAGAAAGAAAACACTCTGCTgaaggaggagaaagaagagatgAACCAAAAGATCCTTCGCCAATCACAGAGCTCTGGAG GTAAGGGCGGCAGTTTGTCTCAGAAAGAGTCTAGTCTCCAGGCCGAGCTGGATGATGAGAGGCTGCGCTATCAGAACCTGCTGAAGGAGTTTTCCAGGCTGGAGCAGAGATATGAAAACCTACAGGAAGAGGCCACTTATGCCAAA TTTGTTCCAGGCCATCGGAGGAGCCCATCTATCCAAAGCAGCTTGGGCTCTGATTCCACCTTCCCCTCCATCTCTATGTCTGAAGTGGGAGACACTGAGGACACCATTCAGCAGGTGGAG GACATGGGACTGGAGAAGGCAGCTAACGACATCAGTGTATTCATGAAACTGCAGAAAAGAGTGCGAGAGCTGGAGCAGGAGAGGAAGAGACTCCAGACCAACCTGGAGAAGATGGAGGAGCTCAACAAGCAAAAA GCGAACAGCTCGACgtcagagacagacacaaatgCAGATCTGGCATACAACAGTCTCaag AGGCAGGAGCTGGAGTCTGAGAACAAGAAGCTGAAGAACGATCTGAATGAGCTGAGAAAATCGCTGGCAGATCGAGCCTCTGAGGACAGCTCATCCAACGAACTGCAGGACAGCTACAATGTTCTGCTCAATCAGCTCAAATCAGCCAACGAGGAGCTGGACATACGCAAAGAAGAGGTTCTTATGCTAAAAACACAGATCGTCAGCAGTGCCCAGCCATCAGAAAACACCAATCACGTT AACTCCAACAACATTACTGATTGGGAAAACGACAAAAAGCCTGTGGACAAGGAGGAGGTTCTACAGGCCTACCAGGGTCTCAGTGAGTCCAAGAG GCTGCTGGAGGCACAGCTCCAGTCCCAGAACCGAAAGTACAAGGATGAGCTGGAAGCCCTGCACACGCAGATCGAGGTGATGAAGGAGGATCTGGAGAAGAAGCAGGAGATGCTGAATCACTTCAGCTCCCTGCCCCCTGATGCCCTGGTGGAGTTCAGCATCCAGCAGGAGATCACACGTCTCACCAACGAGAACCTG GACCTCAAGGAGATCATGGAAAAGTTGgagaaaaatgagaagaaacTTAAAAAGCAGCTCAAGATCTACATCAAGAAAGTTCAGGAACTTGAAG CATCTCAGGCAGCGGCGAACCGGCCCAGGCTGGTCAGGCAGGTGACACTtcagaggaaagagaaagactTTGAAGGCATGCTGGAGTACCACAAAGACGATGAGGCTCTGCTGATCAGGATGCTTATCACCG ACATGAAGCCCCAGATGGTTTCTGCTACAGTACCTTGTCTCCCAGCATACATCCTCTTCATGTGTATCCGTCATGCAGACTACATCAACGATGACCAGAAAGTGCACTCTCTTCTCACCTCCACCATTAATGCTATCAAGAAGCTTCTCAAG AAAAACAGTGAAGACTTCGAGATGACGTCTTTCTGGCTGGCCAACACGAGTCGACTGCTGCACTGCCTGAAACAATACAGTGGAGAGGAG ACCTTCCTGACCCAGAACACGTCTAAACAGAACGAACACTGCCTGAAGAACTTTGATTTGGCTGAGTACCGGCAGGTTCTGAGTGACCTGGGCATCCAGATCTACCAGCAGCTCATTAGAATTGCAGAGAGCATGCTGCAGCCCATGATCG TGTCGGCCATGCTAGAGAGCGGCAGTCTGACTGGAGTGAAGCCCCTGGGTTACAGGAACCGCTCGTCCAGTATGGACTGTGTCAGTGGAGGACCGCCAGGTTACACACTGGAGGCTCTGATCCGGCAGCTCAGTCAGTTTCACACACAGATGAGCGAACATGGGCTGGACCCCGAGATCAATCAGCAGGTTGTGCGCCAGCTCTTCTACTGCATCAACGCTGTCTCACTCAACAACCTGCTGCTGCGCAAAGACATGTGCTCCTGGAGCACCGgcatgcagctcag GTACAACATCAGTCAGATGGAGGAGTGGTTGAGGGGGCGAAATCTTCACCAGAAGGAAATTATGCTAACCATTGAGCCCCTCATCCAGGCTGCTCAACTGCTACAGGTGAAGAAGAAGACCTCTCAGGATGCTGAGGCCATCTGCTCCATGTGTAATATTCTTAGCACACAACAG ATTGTGAAGATCCTGAATCTGTACACTCCGCTGAACGAGTTTGAGGAGAGGGTCACTGTGTCCTTCATAAGAGACATACAG AATCTTCTACAAGGCCGTATAGAGAACAACCAGCTCCTGGTGGACACAAAGCACACGTACCCCGTGCTTTTCCCTTACACTCCTTCAGCTTTGAGCCTGGAGACCCTGCACA